A genome region from Halorussus pelagicus includes the following:
- a CDS encoding LeuA family protein, protein MTTTCTRPIPVGRVEFFDGTLKTNGEFESARVFDTTLRDGEQAPRTSFSGDEKRTIAAALDEMGTHVIEAGFPVNSDAEFEAVSDIAANTSATTCGLARVVEKDVEAALDSGVEMVHVFASTSDVQIEDSMHATREEVVERSVNAVERVTEAGATAMFSPMDATRTDEDYLREVVEAVSAVGVDWINIPDTCGVATPTRFADLVGKVDSWTDARIDVHTHDDFGMASANAVAGFEAGADQAQVSINGIGERAGNAAYEEVVMSVESVYGVDTGIDTTGITEISRMVEEFSEVPVPANKPVTGDNAFAHESGIHAAGVIENSDTFEPGVMTPEMVGAEREFVLGKHTGANSVRKRLADRGFAPTDAEVRQVTRRVKDYGAEKNRVTVADLERFAREVGVAEEEPEVRA, encoded by the coding sequence CTGACAACGACATGCACTCGTCCGATACCAGTCGGGCGGGTCGAGTTCTTCGACGGCACGTTGAAAACTAACGGCGAGTTCGAGTCCGCGCGGGTCTTCGACACGACCCTGCGCGACGGCGAACAGGCCCCCCGAACGTCGTTCTCCGGGGACGAGAAACGAACCATCGCGGCCGCCTTGGACGAGATGGGCACCCACGTCATCGAGGCGGGGTTCCCGGTCAACTCCGACGCCGAGTTCGAGGCGGTCAGCGACATCGCCGCGAACACCTCGGCGACGACCTGCGGGTTGGCCCGCGTGGTCGAGAAGGACGTGGAGGCCGCGCTCGACTCCGGCGTCGAGATGGTCCACGTCTTCGCCTCGACCAGCGACGTGCAGATAGAGGATTCGATGCACGCCACCCGCGAGGAAGTCGTCGAGCGCTCGGTGAACGCGGTCGAACGCGTGACCGAGGCGGGCGCGACGGCGATGTTCTCCCCGATGGACGCCACCCGGACCGACGAGGACTACCTGCGGGAGGTAGTCGAAGCGGTCTCGGCGGTCGGCGTCGATTGGATAAACATCCCGGACACCTGCGGGGTTGCGACCCCCACTCGGTTCGCGGACCTCGTGGGCAAGGTCGATAGCTGGACCGACGCGCGCATCGACGTTCACACCCACGACGACTTCGGGATGGCCTCGGCCAACGCAGTCGCGGGATTCGAGGCGGGCGCGGACCAAGCGCAGGTTTCCATCAACGGTATCGGCGAGCGCGCCGGAAACGCGGCCTACGAGGAGGTCGTGATGTCCGTCGAGTCGGTCTACGGGGTCGATACCGGCATCGACACGACCGGTATCACGGAGATTTCCCGGATGGTCGAGGAGTTCAGCGAGGTCCCGGTTCCTGCGAACAAGCCCGTCACGGGCGACAACGCCTTCGCCCACGAGTCGGGCATCCACGCCGCGGGCGTCATCGAGAACTCCGACACTTTCGAGCCGGGAGTCATGACGCCCGAGATGGTAGGTGCCGAGCGCGAGTTCGTACTCGGCAAACACACCGGCGCGAACTCGGTCCGCAAGCGACTGGCGGACCGCGGCTTCGCGCCGACCGACGCCGAGGTCCGACAGGTGACCCGCCGGGTCAAAGACTACGGCGCGGAAAAGAACCGCGTCACGGTCGCCGACCTCGAACGGTTCGCCCGCGAGGTCGGCGTCGCCGAGGAAGAACCGGAGGTCCGCGCCTGA
- a CDS encoding universal stress protein — protein MYDKILLPTDMSAGVDSAIEHAVDAAERYDAELHILYVVDAEAYSSYPSDEYVHEFEGLESALEKAGRDAIEDIAESATEGGVETRTVVRHGVPHEEILAYMDEAAVGLAILGSKNRSGEYRRLLGSVAERVARMAERPVTIVKTPVDE, from the coding sequence ATGTACGACAAGATTTTGCTACCGACAGACATGAGCGCCGGTGTCGATTCGGCAATAGAACACGCGGTCGATGCGGCCGAGCGTTACGACGCCGAACTCCACATTCTCTACGTCGTGGATGCCGAGGCGTACAGTTCCTACCCCAGCGACGAGTACGTCCACGAGTTCGAGGGTCTCGAAAGCGCCCTCGAAAAAGCCGGTCGGGACGCTATCGAAGATATCGCGGAAAGCGCCACCGAGGGCGGCGTCGAAACGCGGACCGTCGTCCGCCACGGCGTCCCCCACGAGGAGATTCTGGCGTACATGGACGAGGCCGCCGTCGGCCTTGCAATTCTCGGGTCGAAGAACCGCTCGGGCGAGTACCGTCGGTTACTCGGAAGCGTCGCCGAGCGAGTCGCCCGCATGGCCGAACGACCAGTGACTATCGTCAAAACGCCGGTTGACGAGTAG
- a CDS encoding VOC family protein has translation MLSGLRWLALEAKYLDRAREFYATHLDLSVVREGDDEVVFDAGGANLVLREPGAVLRGGVHTHFAFAAPPDRYDEWYDRLARSFDLTEFDFGGAKSLYFYDPDGNCVEIGGVGEGESAITDVFEIVLEVEDLARAESFYRSLGFEVVDRGDQRRRLRLGGPVDLELWEPHLGIADARGGLHVDVGFAAEDPAAAAEAVRDEACAVTAVDDGVRVRDPDGHYLTVL, from the coding sequence ATGCTCTCGGGGTTACGCTGGCTGGCGCTCGAAGCGAAATATCTCGACCGCGCCCGCGAGTTCTACGCGACCCATCTTGACCTCTCGGTGGTCCGGGAGGGCGACGACGAAGTCGTCTTCGACGCTGGCGGGGCGAATCTCGTCCTCCGAGAACCCGGCGCGGTGCTCCGCGGCGGGGTCCACACCCACTTCGCCTTCGCCGCGCCGCCGGACCGGTACGACGAGTGGTACGACCGCCTCGCGCGGTCGTTCGACCTCACGGAGTTCGACTTCGGCGGCGCGAAGTCGCTGTACTTCTACGACCCGGACGGCAACTGCGTCGAAATCGGCGGCGTCGGCGAGGGCGAGTCGGCCATCACCGATGTCTTCGAAATCGTGCTGGAGGTCGAAGACCTCGCGCGCGCCGAGTCGTTCTACCGGTCGCTCGGCTTCGAGGTCGTGGACCGCGGCGACCAGCGCCGTCGCCTCCGACTCGGCGGCCCGGTGGACCTCGAACTCTGGGAACCCCACCTCGGCATCGCCGACGCTCGCGGCGGACTCCACGTCGATGTGGGGTTCGCGGCCGAGGACCCGGCGGCCGCGGCCGAGGCGGTCCGCGACGAGGCCTGCGCTGTCACTGCGGTAGACGACGGCGTGCGCGTCCGCGACCCTGACGGCCACTACCTGACTGTTCTATAA
- a CDS encoding DUF7504 family protein yields the protein MSLQRARFRGDCSTNEFQEVLKRLKRDGCNLLVTGAVSEDVTIEATRTLLGAPTAERKRILALADSQSENVRERLPSGVESEDPDVWLVDQETCQRSVPKAAESAATHLPADESDRSPLGRLREEIILAIDFFADAGLDPSELRLSVSSLGRLTHEHGPDRVARFVRSVSAMVRGVHGMAHYHLPTPDDDEMVERLSGLFDARVELRKRDGVPTEQRWHVPEHDQTTEWLRL from the coding sequence ATGTCACTCCAGCGGGCACGCTTTCGCGGGGACTGTTCGACCAACGAGTTTCAGGAGGTGTTGAAACGGCTCAAACGCGACGGCTGTAACCTTCTCGTCACGGGTGCCGTATCTGAAGACGTGACCATCGAGGCGACGCGGACGCTGCTCGGCGCGCCGACCGCCGAGCGCAAGCGCATCCTCGCGCTGGCCGACTCCCAATCGGAGAACGTCCGCGAACGACTCCCGTCAGGCGTCGAGTCCGAGGACCCCGACGTGTGGCTCGTCGATCAGGAGACCTGCCAGCGGTCGGTGCCGAAAGCCGCCGAGAGTGCCGCCACGCACCTTCCGGCCGACGAGTCGGACCGGAGTCCGCTCGGGCGTCTGCGCGAGGAGATCATCCTCGCTATCGACTTCTTTGCCGACGCCGGACTGGACCCCTCTGAACTCCGGCTTTCGGTCTCGTCGCTCGGTCGCTTGACCCACGAACACGGTCCCGACCGCGTCGCCCGGTTCGTGCGCTCGGTCTCGGCGATGGTTCGCGGCGTCCACGGCATGGCCCACTACCACCTGCCGACGCCGGACGACGACGAGATGGTCGAACGACTCTCGGGGTTGTTCGACGCGCGCGTCGAACTCCGGAAGCGCGACGGCGTTCCCACCGAACAGCGCTGGCACGTCCCCGAACACGACCAGACGACCGAGTGGTTGCGTCTGTAG
- the ilvB gene encoding biosynthetic-type acetolactate synthase large subunit, which yields MSERARPAFSEGDAEEETDTGRETDTERKADAAEPSVESDGVEQSDEKPRTGANAVVTALERAGAETLFGVQGGAIMPVYDALYDSDLRHVTMAHEQAAAHAADAYGIVSGTPGVCLATSGPGATNLTTGIADADMDSDPMVALTGQVPTDFVGNDAFQETDTTGLTAPITKTNYFAQRADDVGNTVGEAFALAGAGRPGPTVVDLPKDVTQAETDAEPGEATTPETYNPQTVADGAAVREGARTLERAEKPVILAGGGVIKGEASDELREFARNYEIPVATSMPAVGAFPEDDELAMEMVGMHGTGYANMATTHCDVLLAVGCRFDDRLTGGVETFAPEAEVLHVDIDPAEVSKNVYADVPLVGDAATVLSQLDAEMERAPDCAEWRDQCQRWTDDYPMDYATPEDEPLKPQFVVEALDEATDDDAIVTTGVGQHQMWAVQYWTYREPRTWVSSHGLGTMGYGLPAAIGAKMAAPDTEVVSFEGDGSLLMTIQELAVAVRENLDITVAVLNNEYIGMVRQWQDAFFDGRRAASEYSWCPEFDKLAEAFGARGFAVSEYDEVADTVETAMEYDGPSVVDFRIDPAENVYPMVPSGGANGQFALSEDQL from the coding sequence GTGAGTGAACGCGCCCGCCCCGCCTTCTCCGAGGGCGACGCCGAGGAGGAGACCGACACCGGGAGGGAAACCGACACCGAGCGGAAAGCCGACGCGGCCGAACCGAGCGTCGAGTCGGATGGAGTCGAGCAGAGCGACGAAAAGCCACGGACTGGGGCAAACGCGGTCGTCACCGCGCTCGAACGCGCCGGGGCCGAGACGCTGTTCGGCGTGCAGGGCGGGGCCATCATGCCCGTCTACGACGCGCTGTACGATTCGGACCTCCGCCACGTCACGATGGCCCACGAACAGGCCGCGGCCCACGCCGCCGACGCCTACGGCATCGTCTCGGGCACGCCGGGCGTCTGTCTGGCGACTTCCGGGCCGGGCGCGACCAACCTGACCACCGGCATCGCGGACGCCGACATGGACTCGGACCCGATGGTCGCGCTAACCGGACAGGTCCCGACCGACTTCGTGGGCAACGACGCCTTTCAGGAGACCGACACCACCGGTCTGACCGCCCCCATCACGAAGACGAACTACTTCGCCCAGCGCGCCGACGACGTGGGCAACACGGTCGGCGAGGCGTTCGCGCTGGCCGGGGCAGGCCGACCCGGCCCGACCGTGGTTGACCTCCCGAAGGACGTGACACAGGCCGAGACCGACGCCGAGCCGGGCGAAGCGACGACGCCCGAGACGTACAATCCCCAGACGGTCGCCGACGGCGCGGCCGTGCGCGAGGGGGCGCGAACGCTCGAACGCGCCGAGAAACCCGTCATCCTCGCTGGCGGCGGCGTGATCAAGGGCGAAGCCAGCGACGAACTCCGCGAGTTCGCCCGCAATTACGAGATTCCGGTCGCCACCTCGATGCCCGCGGTCGGCGCGTTCCCCGAGGACGACGAACTGGCGATGGAGATGGTCGGGATGCACGGCACGGGCTACGCCAACATGGCGACGACCCACTGCGACGTGTTGCTCGCGGTCGGCTGTCGATTCGACGACAGGCTGACCGGCGGCGTCGAGACGTTCGCACCCGAGGCCGAGGTCCTGCATGTGGACATCGACCCGGCGGAGGTCTCGAAGAACGTCTACGCGGACGTGCCCCTCGTCGGCGACGCCGCGACGGTTCTCTCGCAGTTGGACGCCGAGATGGAGCGCGCGCCCGACTGCGCGGAGTGGCGCGACCAGTGCCAGCGGTGGACAGACGACTATCCGATGGACTACGCCACCCCCGAGGACGAACCGCTCAAGCCCCAGTTCGTCGTGGAGGCGCTGGACGAGGCCACCGACGACGACGCCATCGTCACCACCGGCGTCGGCCAGCACCAGATGTGGGCCGTCCAGTATTGGACCTACCGCGAACCACGGACGTGGGTGTCGAGTCACGGACTCGGCACGATGGGCTACGGCCTGCCCGCCGCAATCGGCGCGAAGATGGCCGCCCCGGACACGGAAGTCGTCAGCTTCGAGGGCGACGGCTCGTTGTTGATGACGATTCAGGAGTTGGCCGTCGCGGTCCGCGAGAATCTAGACATTACGGTCGCGGTCCTGAACAACGAGTACATCGGGATGGTCCGCCAGTGGCAGGACGCTTTCTTCGACGGGCGGCGGGCGGCCTCCGAGTATTCGTGGTGCCCCGAGTTCGACAAACTGGCCGAGGCGTTCGGCGCGCGCGGGTTCGCCGTCTCGGAGTACGACGAGGTGGCCGACACCGTCGAGACCGCGATGGAGTACGACGGTCCCTCGGTCGTGGACTTCCGCATCGACCCGGCGGAGAACGTCTATCCGATGGTTCCCTCGGGCGGCGCAAACGGACAGTTCGCGCTCTCGGAGGACCAGCTATGA
- a CDS encoding DUF5779 family protein produces MTSGFELDLQMVEQEITNDDDESEDADRRIVLGELDGTTDEREWFEVIDRGNVLVLAVEGDLPELAADLAPRVKERGGNLIHFRKFLIVTPDDVSVDTGRL; encoded by the coding sequence ATGACCAGTGGGTTCGAGCTCGACCTCCAGATGGTCGAGCAGGAGATAACGAACGACGACGACGAGTCCGAGGACGCCGACCGGCGCATCGTCCTCGGGGAACTGGACGGGACGACCGACGAGCGCGAGTGGTTCGAGGTCATCGACCGCGGCAACGTCCTCGTGCTGGCGGTCGAGGGCGACCTGCCGGAACTGGCGGCCGACCTCGCGCCGCGAGTCAAAGAGCGGGGTGGGAACCTGATTCACTTCCGGAAGTTCCTCATCGTGACGCCCGACGACGTGAGCGTGGACACCGGGCGACTGTAG
- a CDS encoding ferritin-like domain-containing protein yields MTNQEVTDLLKKAYSDEIETVMNYLTNSIVLEGVSAEEVKESLETDIQEELNHAEMLGQRLKQLDERPPASYDFEARQESLQPPESSTDVLSVIEGVLDAEEDAIETYRSLIAAAGDEDPVTEDIAVTILADEEAHRTEFRGFKREYDEN; encoded by the coding sequence ATGACGAACCAAGAGGTCACGGACCTGCTCAAGAAGGCGTACAGCGACGAAATCGAGACCGTAATGAACTACCTCACTAACTCCATCGTCCTCGAGGGCGTGAGCGCCGAAGAGGTCAAGGAGAGCCTCGAAACCGACATTCAGGAGGAACTCAACCACGCCGAGATGCTCGGCCAGCGACTCAAGCAACTCGACGAGCGACCGCCAGCCTCCTACGACTTCGAGGCCCGACAGGAGAGCCTCCAACCGCCCGAGAGCAGCACCGACGTACTGTCGGTCATCGAGGGCGTCCTCGACGCCGAGGAGGACGCCATCGAGACCTACCGGTCGCTCATCGCTGCCGCTGGCGACGAGGACCCCGTGACCGAAGACATCGCGGTCACCATCCTCGCCGACGAGGAGGCCCACCGGACCGAGTTCCGCGGCTTCAAGCGCGAGTACGACGAGAACTGA